DNA from Plasmodium cynomolgi strain B DNA, chromosome 12, whole genome shotgun sequence:
TTCTTCCCAGAGCATGTACAACCAAATGGGAAACACGAACCCATTTTTATCTGAACAAAtgcaaaaggaaaggagGGGTACATTAATTAACCAAAATGGATACCCCCACATTGCACTgatgaataattatttttcggATGCTACTAATCcttttacacaaaatggaaaaggcgATGGTAACAACTGTGGGAGCTACTACCACCCGCATGGCAATCTGAGTTATACTCATCAAGGCGAACAAAACGCTGCTAATAATGTAGTCAGCGGGATGGTTCACACAAATGGAAGCAAACAAATGGATCAATCGTGTGTAGATTTACCAAACGGAACCAGTGATAACCACTTTGAATGTGTTACTGAGGATGGCAATTATTCTGTGGACCCTCAGCACAAGCGCGATAGTGAACAAATGGTGGAGAAAGACAATAATGGGGACGCGATAGGTACAGTTAATCAGCtggaaggaaataaaaatgactaCCTTAACGATGTAAACCACAATTTAAATTGCACACACAAAAGTAGTACCACCAGGGGGGAGTGCAAAGAAGGAGATGATCACAAGGAGGCCACTGCGAAGAGTTACGCCCCCAGGGGAATAAACGAACTGTTGGGTGAGGGGAGCAAACATGTGGTCAACACGGATGTAATAGGTAGAAACCATCAACAGTGTCATGGGAATGATCCAAATGGTAACGAACAGGGGAGTAACATAACTGTGACAGGTGAAGACCATCTTAACAGGAATGTAAAAGAGAGAAGTGACTGTAAAAACGAATACAGGCATGACAATGTGGAGGCAGAAAAAGAGTCCCCCTTGAACTCGAATAATAATTGTTCACATAACAGTGACCCATACGCAAGCGGGTCATCTCAGGGGGAGCAAAATGCACGTGAGAAGAACCAACCGGGGGATAATTGGCCCTCGACGGAAGGTATAAATTTGCATGTGGGTACCTATGCAGAGGGTACCATTAACGGGGACACCGGCGTAAGAGGCGTAAGAAGCGTGCGTAGCGACAACCACGATGGTAGTAGTGCCTCCCCTAACGCCGCAGATGGGGATGCTGACATAGATTCGCCCCACCACCCAAGCAATAATCTCCCCCCCGTTCTCCCAAAAAAGAACCCCCCCCATGAAGATACCACAACGAGTGAGGAACTTCCAAATTCTCTCAAAACGTCATGCAATAATGACGAATATGCATGTAGCACAAATCTGCAGCATCTAAGTAACGCCTCAAGGGGGGTGAACCCCGTTCAAAACAGTCACCTGGTGAATAATCATACTGGCCATTTTAACATGAAGAACCAACCCCGTAATAACAACTGCTGTGTCAGCATTGCCAACTTGGACAGGGACACTCATTCGGTAGAAGCAAATCGGGACAGCTCATACCATGGCGGTAGTGCTCCATTTGGAGGGAACGTAGACGAGAAATCGATAAAGTATAACGACAgacattccttttttaatgtaaaCGAAATGGGAGCCCCGATGGATGATGCACATACTGGGGATAGCGTGAGGAGCGCCGTTGGCGGAAGTGGCCCCCTCAATAGCCGCAGCACTGGAATAGGCATAAACAAACCGAACCAGATGAACAGCACGAACAGAATGAGCAGCACGAACAGAATGAACAGTACGAACAGAATGAACAGCACGAACAGCATAAGCAGCATAGACTTTTCGATAAACAACACAGGGAATGAAACGAAATTTAAGATCAACGAAGAGATGATCAACCTGATGAGACAGACAGATGCATACCAACCCCCCTGTGGACATTACCAACTGAGCGATCCAGACACGAGCATGGCAAACGTATACAAGCCATTCAACTTGGATGGAATAATCCCCTCCCCTTACCATAATGGCACAAGTAATAACATGAAAAATTACCCAAGTGCAGAAATGAGgagtaatataaatatacataattaccatatgaacaaaaatgagaacgTCGAAATGACGAATGAGTGTCTGAACACAGCGACCCCCCCGAGTAATAATTTGTCAACCCCGTATGGATACATATACAATTATAACATGGGgaattattttctaaatGGAGTCAATTGGGTTGGTTTAGAAAATCGTACAGGTGATAGACCTGTGAGGACTAATATGAATTTTACGAATTATAATGGCATGTTCAATGAGTACTGTGATGGGGATGAGGAGGAGTGGGATCCGCATCAGGAGGGTCCACATCTGGAGGGTCCACTTCAGGGGGGTCCACCTCTGGGAGGTCCGCATCTGGAGGGTCCACATCTGGAAGGTCCACTTCAGGAGGATGACGACCGAAGCGGTGGGTCCTTCCCGTCATCgagcaatttaaaaaaaagggacaaaacgcaaaaggagaagaagaatgcCAATATGAACACGAACAAGGCGCAATCATTCGGTTTAAATGtcagcaagaaaaaaaggctagGAAACAATGGACCCCCCACAGCCGAGAAATTAAGCGAATTGCTACATGAGAAGAATTTGTCGGTGCCACAAATAGCGGCAATATACGGCGTGCACAGAACGACTGTCGCGCGTTGGTGCCACAATAGGAAGGTTATCCAAAAGTCGAATAACTAccaggggaggaagaaatcgTCCTCCACGGTGGGCGCCGAGTACACCTAGTGGGTCAAGCGGCAAAGAGAAAACAACACTCTCTCTActcggaatttttttttctttttctttttctttcttcttcttttttttttcgttctgtATTGCGTTTGCTGTGTGTCTCATCAGTGAGGAGTGACCTCTAGTGCACCCCATTCGCGTTGCAAATTTGATCAGACAGGTCAACCCTCGGGGAAGtggggggcacaaaaaatatgccacgCTAGTCTACGGGCCGTTCGAATATTTACACACCTTTACATCATCGCGCTATTGACATGCAGTTAAAAAGTGGCATAAGATGAAGAAGCGCACTTCATGCGTTATACGCCTGATGAGAgcatacaattttgtgctGCACATTTTGTAGGCATGCATTGTGCCCATTTTCACCCACTTCATTTTCATCCGATTCTTCTGATACGTTTGCTATCCGTCTTTACCACGCTTATCCCCCTTTCCCATATTATGATATTTGTtaatgtgatttttttttttttttatgcctttttgaATGCGGCTCACATTCGGGAAGAaaccgcaaaaaaaaaaaaaaaaaaaaaaacaccaacaccaacaaaatgggaagaaaattatgaagcCGAATGGAGCAATTTTGCAAAcctcaaaatgaaaatttttaagatttattttcactCTCATCAAAAGTGGCGCCATAAGTGCAAAGTTGTTCAGGAACGTGTGCGTAGGGTACACCATGAACGAGTGATTAAGATCCCATTGCTGTCCTAGACGGTGACAACGACAACCCAGAAAGGTgcaggaataaaaaagagcTTTGCCGGAAATGACCACAGATTGCGCTTTTCAAGTTAAACGACAATGACAAAATTATGTAGGCACATTTCAGCACCTCTATAacagctcatttttttttctttttttggtcCAACTCCACGTTATGTGAATGCATCATATACACACCAATCTCTTCATcgcaatgaaaaaaaaaaaacacattccCTGCACCCCAAACGTGTGAGACTGTACCTTTAAAGAATTATCCtccagtttttattttatttttttttgttttgtaaaaaatgataccaAAAAAGAGTAcagtttatttaataatgttacgctcataaaaaaaaaaacgcaaaataaataaccgcatgaataattttacaaataatgCAATGAGCAGCATGGTGAACAGCAAAAGATGATGCACCTTGACGATTcatgtttcctttttttcaaacacaCTCCTCCCCTTTACCTATGTAAAATGTCATTCAGGTGTGTGTGTCCCCCTTTCGAATGCCATTTTCacgtatttaaaaaaaaaaaaaagaccccTCCTGGGGTGAACGTTTTATTTCCCTACGCGTGAACGAGTAGGGCGTTCTAAATCACAAATAAAATGAGTGTTACACAAATGAGGCTTTTTTCGAAGGTTTCTATCACCCATTTCGGAATGTGCGCCTTTTCGCTTTGAGACACGTGAGAGGCGAAATGACGGGAAGGGTGATGGcaagggggagagggggttcacaaaagggaagcagAAAACGAACACGATCATGAAAGCGCAAAGTgaaacaaaaacgaaaaagaaaaaaaaccaacgTTGCTAAAAAGTGAATCCCATAAGtgtatacaaaattttaattacacATATGCATGAAGGGTCAAATGgtgcatggaaaaaaaaaaaaaaaaagctacggGGCTCCAAAGTTCAGTTCCCTCATCTTGGGTTGATTTCTTGGTGGTGTCGGAGGTCTCAGCTCGGTCATTTTGGTGTCccttcaaaaaggaaaaggggggTGATGCACATGAGCATATGTTACTCTGCGTACGTTGATGGGCGTGCTCCTTAGCGTGGCACTTCGATGCAGAGGTGCATCTACACGGCGGAGGCACGTCTACATAACACAGGCACTTCCACACTACACAGGTACTTCCGCACAAGTAGGCACTTCCACACTACGCAGGTACTTCCGCACAAGTAGGCACTTCCACACTACGCAGGTACTTCCGCACAAGTAGGTCCTTCTGCGCCTTAGTCGCCGCCTCCCCCCACTTACCACGTGTTGAAGAAGCGAATTTCGTCCTTGGCCGGGTATATCAGTTTCGGAATGACGGTGAGGTCCCTACGGATGAAGAGCAACGCCCCCGCGTTCTTGTGCGAGTTACAATAATTGGTAGCCGAAAAAAGGGTTATCAGTTTACCCCCCGCGAATCTCTCAAACCCATCCATGACACATTCATGGGCTCGTATAATCAACTGCAGATCGTTGTCCTCTAAAAATTTGTGAACCCGGTCAGGCCCATACTTAACAATATGACCAGTACCATCAGGGTCTCTTATATCATTCGGGATGGTTCCCAAAATGGAATCATTGTCCGTAGGATCAGACCAAAGCAAATCGGTAACCTTCTGTTCATTCAAATTTTGTGGAACTTGAGAAACAACCAATGGTCTCCTCAATTGAGATATGTCCGAAATGGTATTAATAGTTTTCCCTATCCCTCCATGAACACATAAAATCTTCTCCTCTACAATAGCCCCTATAGGTAGCCACTCAAAAACTTGATTTATTTGAACCCAGCAGGAAGACTTATCACTTATGTCTTCCTTTAACCTCCTTTTACATTCCTCCTGAAATCCATACAAACTGTTAATGGCCATATCTTCGTGATTCCCCCTTATCAAATGGATCTGCTTGGgatatttacattttaaggCGAAAAGTAAGCAAATGACTTCTAAGCTGTTGGAACCTCTGTCCACATAATCacctaaaaataaataatcattTGAATCGATATCACCAATAGCATTTAATTTCTCACCTAAGTCTTCTTCTACTGGACATTTATACAACTGAAATAATCTCATGAGGTCATAATACTGCCCATGTATATctccatatatttttaagggtgctcttaattttaatatcatATCTTCTTGCTTGAAAATTTCCATTACAATGGAACATAGGATGGAGATGTTAGCCCAGggaattataaaaatcgTCTCTGCATTATGATGGTACTGAATTTCGAATTGGGTTATATTTGGATTGAGCAACGTCGTAATGATTTTATCATATACtgtgtttttaaattcaCTAATGTAGTTAACTGGTGTGCATAAGACGccgttatttatttttcttccttcttcttctaatTTGTCAATCGATATTTTTCTAACCAACAATGCGAAATCGCTCCCCGTTTCTTGCACTGCGTGTGCATGTGCCGCTAGCCTTATTTTATTCGACATGGGTCTACTAGACAGCCGGAAGAGCGACGAGCTTGGCGAGTCGAACATGTTCCTCTGCGGTGCGTTTTGTGCGTTTTGTGCGTCCTGTGCATTCTGAGCATCATGTGCGCTTTGTACATTCCCTGCGATGGCGCtattcttcatttcgtaTATTTGTTTGGACCCTGCGTATTGGCTGCTTGCGAGTGCACTAGGCTGATGCGGGTTGATAACGTCTTGGCTGTTCAGGTTGAACGAACTGACGCTTCGCATTTCGCTGCCTAGATGCTTCTGCTTCAGGGAAGACTGCTTTAGGGACTTCCTCTTATCCGAATCCAAACCGGTGGTCGCATTCACCAGGATGCAACAGTCCAGGCATTCCAACTCGTTCGTTGGGAATTGCTGCGTCTGGTGAGTGAACCCACCAAAGGTGTATATCGTGTGCTTGTGCATCCACGAGGTGTGTCTAAATTTCGAAATGGCTGGCAAGGTTACCCACTCAATTGTCTCCGTATTGTAAAGCGCTGTGGACAAAGGGATGGCACACCCGTTATCATTTCGACCCCctaaaataaacattttggAGCCTATAAAAACGGCAGTATGTTGATAACGCGCTTCAGGAGgtactcccttttttatgggaGCTTCCACCCAATCCCACCTTCCATCTCTGTGCTGTCTCAACCCCCATGTGTCATCCAACGATTTATTTTCTGCACTCCTTCCACCAAATATAACAATCATCCCTGTCGCAGGTCCTTCTTTGCACATGTCAGCTGAGTGGTACACTCTTGGAGGGGGGGCCTTGCAATTATTGGAAATAATTACTTGAACCCATTCAAATGGAGGAAGTTCTACATGCATAAACCAAACATCATTTAACGTATGCTGACCATTATTCCCACCAATTACAATTAAATTGGGTTTATTAAATACCATTACATGTCCATATCTTCTCCCTGGGGTTACTCCTTTGGTAGGTACCGTCATCCAAGAATATCGTTGTTCCTTTCGTAAATCTAGTATGTACAAATCGTCCAAGGAAAGGGACCCTCCTCCTGTTGCACCCCCATATATAACTAACTGCTGCTCATCAACACAAGCAGCTGCATGTGCCGCCCTCGCCGATGGGGTGTTTTCcgttactatttttttccatttgttttgaGATAAATCATATATGTAGATGTCATCTGTTATGTTATACTTCCCTGCGTCGCCTATCGCCCCACCAAATACTGCcactttgttgtttcctaGGTAGGTAGCCGTGTGTCCAAATCGAGGCGCTGgaatttctcccttttgttttt
Protein-coding regions in this window:
- a CDS encoding protein serine/threonine phosphatase (putative) yields the protein MNNGSFKETNICRKEKQKGEIPAPRFGHTATYLGNNKVAVFGGAIGDAGKYNITDDIYIYDLSQNKWKKIVTENTPSARAAHAAACVDEQQLVIYGGATGGGSLSLDDLYILDLRKEQRYSWMTVPTKGVTPGRRYGHVMVFNKPNLIVIGGNNGQHTLNDVWFMHVELPPFEWVQVIISNNCKAPPPRVYHSADMCKEGPATGMIVIFGGRSAENKSLDDTWGLRQHRDGRWDWVEAPIKKGVPPEARYQHTAVFIGSKMFILGGRNDNGCAIPLSTALYNTETIEWVTLPAISKFRHTSWMHKHTIYTFGGFTHQTQQFPTNELECLDCCILVNATTGLDSDKRKSLKQSSLKQKHLGSEMRSVSSFNLNSQDVINPHQPSALASSQYAGSKQIYEMKNSAIAGNVQSAHDAQNAQDAQNAQNAPQRNMFDSPSSSLFRLSSRPMSNKIRLAAHAHAVQETGSDFALLVRKISIDKLEEEGRKINNGVLCTPVNYISEFKNTVYDKIITTLLNPNITQFEIQYHHNAETIFIIPWANISILCSIVMEIFKQEDMILKLRAPLKIYGDIHGQYYDLMRLFQLYKCPVEEDLGEKLNAIGDIDSNDYLFLGDYVDRGSNSLEVICLLFALKCKYPKQIHLIRGNHEDMAINSLYGFQEECKRRLKEDISDKSSCWVQINQVFEWLPIGAIVEEKILCVHGGIGKTINTISDISQLRRPLVVSQVPQNLNEQKVTDLLWSDPTDNDSILGTIPNDIRDPDGTGHIVKYGPDRVHKFLEDNDLQLIIRAHECVMDGFERFAGGKLITLFSATNYCNSHKNAGALLFIRRDLTVIPKLIYPAKDEIRFFNTWDTKMTELRPPTPPRNQPKMRELNFGAP